From the genome of Pirellulales bacterium:
GAGCGCGTCAAAGTCTGCCGGCGACCAGAATTCAAAATCGGCCGACACCGCCTCGACCAAGCCGGCCAAGTTGGCCGATGACGAGACGTTCCTCCATCGCGCGTCGATGGACCTCATCGGCCAGCCGCCGACGCCGGCCGAAATCACCAGCTTCGTGCTCGATCCCTCTCCCGACAAGCGGTCCAAGATGGTCGATAAGCTGCTGGCGAAATCGGAGTTCGGCGAGAATTGGGCGCGATATTGGCGCGATGTGATCATGTACCGCCGCAGCGAAGATCGGTCGCTCCTCGCCTCGCCGGCGCTGACGCAGTATCTCACCGAACAGTTCAACAAGAACACTCCCTGGGACCAGATCGCCCGCTCGTTTATCACGGCCACGGGCGACGTGCGTGAGAACGGGGCCACTGGGATCATCGCGGCCCAATTCGGACAGGCCCCCGAGGTGACGGCCGAGGTCTCGCGCATCTTCATGGGAATCGAAATCCAGTGCGCCAATTGCCACAACCATCCGACCGACCGCTGGAAGCGCACTCAGTTTCACGAGCTGGCGGCGTTCTTTCCGCGATTGGCCATGCGCCCGGTGAATCTTGCCACGCCAGGGCAGCGATCGTTCGCAGTCGTCGGAGTCGATCGGCCGCAAAAGCTTCAACGACCGAACCCAAATCTGCCGCAGGGAGAGCCCGAGCACTACATGCCCGATCTGAAGAACCCATCTTCCAAAGGCACTTTGATGCAGCCGGTGTTTTTCCTCACCGGCCAAAAGCTCCCCGAGGGAACACCCGACGCCGAGCGCCGCGCGACGATTGCCAAGTGGATCACGGCGAAGCAGGATCCGTGGTTTGCCAAGGCATTCGTGAATCGGATTTGGTCGGAGTTGGTCGGCGAGGGATTCTACGAGCCGGTTGACGACATGGGTCCGGACCGCGAGTGTACGGCTCCGAAGACGCTCGATTATCTGGCTAATCAGTTCGTGCTGCACGACTACGACGTGAAGTGGCTCTACCGCACGATCATGGACACGGCCGCCTATCAGCGCGACAGCCGCTCGCGGCATTTGCCGGGCGAAACCCCTTTCGTGGCCAATTGTCCGCAACGGCTGCGAGCCGACGAACTGTTCACCGCCTTGAT
Proteins encoded in this window:
- a CDS encoding DUF1549 domain-containing protein; its protein translation is MLRTTQLGFVIILAAGVSFIGAAVESNASVAPKQAAVQTDQLLRADLAAAQSSASKSAGDQNSKSADTASTKPAKLADDETFLHRASMDLIGQPPTPAEITSFVLDPSPDKRSKMVDKLLAKSEFGENWARYWRDVIMYRRSEDRSLLASPALTQYLTEQFNKNTPWDQIARSFITATGDVRENGATGIIAAQFGQAPEVTAEVSRIFMGIEIQCANCHNHPTDRWKRTQFHELAAFFPRLAMRPVNLATPGQRSFAVVGVDRPQKLQRPNPNLPQGEPEHYMPDLKNPSSKGTLMQPVFFLTGQKLPEGTPDAERRATIAKWITAKQDPWFAKAFVNRIWSELVGEGFYEPVDDMGPDRECTAPKTLDYLANQFVLHDYDVKWLYRTIMDTAAYQRDSRSRHLPGETPFVANCPQRLRADELFTALMSAIGVQDDPVAKQGGQGGAKRYQPRDMRGLFNAMFGYDPSVRRDEVVGSIPQALVLMNSPQLARAIDGKRTDTALGELLSNTKDDEAVTTELYLRCLAREPKPSEMKICLDHVKQTSSRPEAFENILWALVNSTEFLHRK